A section of the Deinobacterium chartae genome encodes:
- a CDS encoding MFS transporter, giving the protein MNAPKRGNPKIILFLTIFVAMLGLSVLFPVIAPLGRQLGLSESQIGWFSTTYSLAQFIFSPIWGTRSERVGRKPVLVLGLVGFAISFGLFGVLALLGQQGVLTGTLLFVLLVVSRLIGGMLSSATLPTAQAMMADLSSKQDRAAAMGLIGAAFGLGVVFGPAIGGMLSGFGLTVPIFFSAALGLAIALLAQLTLHETRGADAAPAPRGQRRALLRQNGIALFLAVSALYTLASVGMEQTIAFYVQDTLRLDPTRTAATVGGMLAIFGFLAAAVQGGAIRPLSKRVSPIALIVIGLIVMALGMFLIPLSRSYWTITASLAVIGIGSAILGPSLSAALSLSAGSEQQGAVAGLNSSALALGRMSGPLISTGLYQTVGHGAPYLLSGAVLALLLVWMLLARPQIGTHGATVS; this is encoded by the coding sequence ATGAATGCCCCCAAGCGCGGCAACCCCAAGATCATCTTGTTTTTGACCATCTTTGTCGCCATGCTGGGCCTGAGCGTGCTGTTCCCGGTGATCGCCCCGCTGGGCAGACAACTTGGTCTGAGCGAATCGCAGATCGGCTGGTTCTCCACCACCTACAGCCTGGCGCAGTTCATCTTCTCGCCGATCTGGGGAACCCGCAGCGAACGCGTGGGCCGCAAGCCGGTCTTGGTGCTGGGCCTGGTCGGATTTGCGATCAGCTTTGGCCTGTTCGGCGTCCTGGCCCTGCTGGGTCAGCAGGGCGTGCTGACCGGAACGCTGCTGTTCGTTCTGCTGGTCGTCTCGCGCCTGATCGGTGGCATGCTCTCGAGCGCGACCCTGCCCACCGCGCAGGCCATGATGGCCGACCTCAGCAGCAAGCAAGACCGCGCGGCCGCCATGGGCCTGATCGGCGCGGCCTTCGGGCTGGGCGTGGTGTTCGGCCCGGCCATCGGCGGCATGCTCTCGGGTTTCGGCCTGACCGTCCCGATCTTCTTCAGCGCCGCGCTCGGGCTGGCCATCGCGCTGCTGGCCCAGCTCACCCTCCACGAAACGCGCGGTGCAGACGCCGCTCCCGCACCGCGCGGTCAGCGCCGCGCCCTGCTGCGTCAAAACGGCATCGCCCTGTTTCTGGCGGTCAGCGCACTGTACACCCTGGCCAGCGTGGGCATGGAGCAAACCATCGCGTTCTACGTGCAAGACACGCTGCGCCTCGATCCCACCCGCACGGCGGCCACGGTCGGCGGCATGCTGGCCATCTTCGGCTTCCTGGCGGCGGCGGTGCAGGGCGGCGCAATTCGCCCGCTCAGCAAACGGGTCAGCCCGATTGCCCTGATCGTGATCGGACTGATCGTGATGGCGCTGGGGATGTTCCTGATTCCGCTGAGCCGCAGCTACTGGACCATCACCGCCTCGCTCGCCGTGATCGGCATCGGCAGCGCGATCTTGGGCCCCAGCCTGAGCGCGGCCCTGTCGCTGAGTGCCGGCAGCGAACAGCAGGGCGCCGTAGCGGGGCTCAACAGCAGCGCGCTCGCGCTGGGGCGTATGAGCGGACCGCTGATCAGCACCGGGCTGTACCAGACGGTCGGCCACGGCGCTCCTTACCTGCTCAGCGGCGCGGTGCTGGCCCTGCTGCTGGTGTGGATGCTGCTCGCCCGGCCTCAGATCGGGACCCACGGCGCAACGGTCTCCTGA
- a CDS encoding DeoR family transcriptional regulator: METRLKVILSEIERRDSVTVNELSNLLGVSAVTIRSDLEELSRMGRIHRTRGGATRPLLERFDGNFELPLEETRRQLPREKRRIGQAAAALIQDGETVFLDVGSTATEVARHISPALQGVTVVTNSLNIALELEALPNLTIIVTGGTLRRLQHSLVNPLGLELLRDVHADRLFLGCNGVSVQAGVTNRNLPEAEIKRQMVTNSREVYVLADHSKLGVTSSAAIAPLDRVTRLITDRAANPQEIGCLEAAGLDVLCV; encoded by the coding sequence GTGGAAACACGACTGAAAGTCATCCTGTCTGAAATCGAACGCCGCGACTCGGTCACGGTCAACGAACTGTCCAACCTGCTGGGCGTTTCGGCGGTCACCATTCGCAGCGACCTCGAGGAACTCAGCCGGATGGGCCGCATTCACCGCACGCGCGGCGGAGCCACACGGCCGCTGCTGGAGCGCTTCGACGGCAACTTCGAACTTCCCCTCGAGGAAACCCGCCGCCAGCTGCCGCGCGAGAAACGCCGCATCGGCCAGGCCGCCGCGGCCCTGATCCAAGACGGCGAAACGGTCTTTTTGGACGTCGGCTCGACCGCCACCGAGGTCGCGCGGCACATCTCCCCCGCCCTGCAGGGGGTTACGGTGGTCACCAACAGCCTCAACATCGCCCTCGAGCTCGAGGCCCTGCCCAACTTGACCATCATCGTGACCGGTGGAACCCTGCGCCGCCTGCAACACAGCCTGGTCAACCCGCTGGGCCTCGAGCTGCTGCGCGACGTGCACGCCGACCGGCTGTTCTTAGGTTGCAACGGCGTCTCGGTGCAAGCAGGGGTCACCAACCGCAACCTGCCCGAAGCCGAGATCAAACGCCAGATGGTCACCAACTCGCGAGAAGTGTACGTGCTGGCCGACCACTCCAAGCTCGGCGTCACCTCGAGTGCCGCCATCGCCCCGCTGGACCGGGTAACCCGCCTGATCACCGACCGGGCGGCCAACCCCCAGGAAATTGGCTGCCTCGAGGCCGCCGGGCTGGACGTGCTGTGCGTCTGA
- a CDS encoding ABC transporter substrate-binding protein has translation MKKAAVMLSLALASSALAAPSGEITVWSWDAAAKALESTIPSFNKKYPNVKVKVVDLGNQNVYDRGLAGCAAGGVDLPDVYTIENNEAEVFWARFPDCFTDLNPLGADKLSKSFPAFKWTELSVGNKRFAMPWDSGPVVVFYRTDLYKQAGIDPKKIVTWDDFIAAGKKLNAKFGNKVKIGTISNGQDDEWFRMLANQNGCFYFNNAANAVTVNQPGCVTALDTIKKLYDAKVVATGDWGGQITNFKAGTVASALYGAWYEGTIRTNAANQKGKWGVYPMPAAKKGGPRAANLGGSALAIPSASKNKEAAWAFVQHALATPEGQIAMLKSQGLVPSLLAATKDPYINQGQAYWSNQKIWKTILDTLGDVPQARGTQYFQDARQIMTVVQADFISGRYKSAKEALDDAAKKISAATGLPVGK, from the coding sequence ATGAAAAAAGCCGCCGTTATGCTCAGCCTCGCCCTGGCCTCGAGTGCCCTCGCTGCCCCCTCGGGCGAAATCACCGTCTGGAGCTGGGACGCTGCCGCCAAGGCCCTCGAATCCACCATCCCCAGCTTCAACAAGAAGTACCCCAACGTAAAGGTCAAGGTCGTGGACCTGGGCAACCAGAACGTCTACGACCGCGGTCTGGCCGGCTGCGCGGCGGGCGGCGTGGACCTGCCCGACGTGTACACCATCGAGAACAACGAGGCCGAGGTGTTCTGGGCGCGTTTCCCCGATTGCTTCACCGACCTCAACCCCCTGGGGGCCGACAAGCTCTCCAAGAGCTTCCCGGCGTTCAAGTGGACCGAGCTGAGCGTCGGCAACAAGCGCTTCGCCATGCCCTGGGACTCGGGCCCGGTGGTGGTGTTCTACCGCACGGACCTGTACAAGCAAGCCGGCATTGACCCCAAAAAGATCGTGACCTGGGACGACTTCATCGCGGCGGGCAAGAAGCTCAACGCCAAGTTCGGCAACAAGGTCAAGATCGGTACCATCTCCAACGGCCAGGACGACGAGTGGTTCCGCATGCTCGCCAACCAGAACGGCTGCTTCTACTTCAACAACGCCGCTAACGCGGTCACCGTGAACCAGCCGGGCTGCGTGACCGCCCTGGACACCATCAAGAAGCTGTACGACGCCAAGGTCGTCGCAACCGGCGACTGGGGTGGCCAGATCACCAACTTCAAGGCCGGCACCGTCGCCAGCGCGCTGTACGGCGCGTGGTACGAGGGCACCATCCGCACCAACGCCGCGAACCAGAAGGGCAAGTGGGGCGTGTACCCGATGCCGGCGGCCAAGAAGGGCGGCCCCCGCGCCGCGAACCTGGGCGGTTCGGCGCTGGCCATCCCCTCGGCCAGCAAGAACAAGGAAGCGGCCTGGGCCTTTGTGCAGCACGCCCTGGCCACCCCCGAAGGGCAAATTGCCATGCTCAAGAGCCAGGGCCTCGTGCCCAGCCTGCTCGCCGCCACCAAGGACCCCTACATCAACCAGGGTCAGGCTTACTGGAGCAACCAGAAGATCTGGAAGACCATCCTCGACACCCTCGGTGACGTGCCTCAGGCGCGCGGCACCCAGTACTTCCAAGATGCCCGCCAGATCATGACCGTGGTGCAGGCCGACTTCATCAGCGGCAGGTACAAGAGCGCCAAGGAAGCGCTGGACGACGCGGCCAAGAAGATCTCCGCCGCCACCGGCCTCCCCGTCGGCAAGTAA
- the panD gene encoding aspartate 1-decarboxylase encodes MERIMFRAKIHRATVTQADLDYVGSVTIDADLLEAADILPHERVDIYNITNGERLSTYALRGPRGSGVIGINGAAAHLVRPGDLVIIAAYGNYSEEEARSLVPRVVLVDQHNRPVELQPH; translated from the coding sequence GTGGAACGCATCATGTTTCGAGCCAAGATCCACCGTGCCACGGTTACCCAGGCCGACCTCGACTACGTCGGTTCGGTGACCATCGACGCCGACCTCCTCGAGGCGGCGGATATCCTGCCGCACGAACGCGTGGACATCTACAACATCACCAACGGCGAGCGCCTCTCGACCTACGCGCTGCGCGGCCCGCGCGGCAGCGGCGTGATCGGGATCAACGGTGCTGCCGCTCACCTGGTGCGTCCCGGAGACCTGGTGATCATCGCCGCCTACGGCAACTACAGCGAGGAAGAGGCCCGCTCCCTGGTTCCCAGGGTCGTGCTGGTTGACCAGCACAACCGTCCGGTCGAGCTGCAGCCTCACTGA
- a CDS encoding carbohydrate ABC transporter permease — MNAALKPTRQGSVSKARRERWQSFWLHLILTPLALLFLAPLYLMLIFSSHPESAIFSPNLPLWFGGEFMTNLRQLQADLNFSRALLNSVVIATIYTVLSMALTAMGGYAFAKFNFRGRTPLFVLIIATLTIPTFVTIIPQFILVARDLKLSNTYWAVILPTLANTIGIFYMRQAFMSVPTDLLNAARIDGASEFRIFWQIALPVVRPALAALAILLFLASWNDYLWPLIVLSQKDAYTVPVALGTLVGLTRVSWGGIMVGTVLSTVPFLILFLALQRYFIAGIAGGAVKD; from the coding sequence GTGAACGCCGCTCTCAAACCCACCCGTCAGGGCAGCGTCTCGAAAGCGCGCCGCGAACGCTGGCAGAGCTTCTGGCTGCACCTGATCCTGACCCCGCTGGCCCTGCTGTTCCTGGCACCGCTGTACCTGATGCTGATCTTCTCCAGCCATCCGGAGAGTGCCATCTTCTCGCCCAATCTGCCCCTGTGGTTCGGCGGCGAGTTCATGACCAACCTGCGCCAGCTTCAGGCCGACCTCAACTTCTCGAGGGCACTGCTCAACTCGGTCGTCATCGCCACGATCTACACCGTGCTGTCGATGGCCCTGACCGCCATGGGCGGCTACGCCTTTGCCAAGTTCAACTTCAGGGGCCGCACGCCGCTGTTCGTTCTGATCATCGCGACCCTCACCATCCCGACTTTCGTCACCATCATCCCGCAGTTCATCCTGGTCGCCCGCGACCTGAAGCTCTCCAACACCTACTGGGCGGTCATCTTGCCCACGCTGGCCAACACCATCGGCATTTTCTACATGCGCCAGGCCTTCATGTCGGTCCCGACCGACCTGCTCAACGCCGCGCGCATCGACGGGGCGTCGGAGTTCCGCATCTTCTGGCAGATCGCGCTGCCGGTGGTGCGCCCGGCCCTGGCCGCCCTGGCCATCTTGCTGTTCCTGGCGAGCTGGAACGACTACCTGTGGCCTTTGATCGTGCTGTCGCAAAAAGACGCCTACACCGTCCCGGTCGCCCTGGGCACCCTCGTCGGCCTCACCCGCGTCTCGTGGGGCGGCATCATGGTCGGCACCGTCTTGTCCACCGTACCGTTCCTGATCCTGTTCCTGGCGCTGCAGCGCTACTTCATCGCCGGAATCGCCGGCGGAGCGGTCAAGGACTGA
- a CDS encoding carbohydrate ABC transporter permease: MTATAAPRRRTAHFRRTVVPYGFLLPYLLIFFVFWAWPIGYSIFLSFQDTRMGAGAPLSTVNWQRVFTDPFFLTALKNTLLILVIQVPVMLMLAMGLAVALNSKLLRLRGLYRFAFFAPLVVGTVAYSAVFRLLFNTQFGAVNAGLQGLGLPPIDWLNQPASAMAVIMLAMTWRWTGYNAIILLAGLQSIPEEVYEAAQLDGATGWRQFWHITLPLLRPTLLFTLILSVIGTLQLFTEPALITNSGPGNATMTLGTYLYQQGFRSFNFGYASSIAYTIALIAAVFSFIQMRLFGRDT; this comes from the coding sequence ATGACCGCTACCGCCGCACCCAGAAGGCGCACGGCCCACTTCCGGCGCACGGTCGTCCCGTACGGCTTCCTGCTCCCCTATCTCTTGATCTTCTTCGTGTTCTGGGCCTGGCCCATCGGCTACTCGATCTTCCTGTCGTTCCAGGACACCCGCATGGGTGCTGGTGCCCCGCTGAGCACCGTGAACTGGCAACGGGTCTTCACCGACCCGTTCTTCCTGACCGCCCTGAAAAACACCCTGCTGATCCTGGTGATCCAGGTTCCGGTGATGCTGATGCTCGCCATGGGTCTGGCCGTCGCGCTGAACTCGAAGCTGCTGCGGCTGCGCGGGCTGTACCGCTTCGCCTTCTTTGCCCCGCTGGTGGTGGGCACCGTGGCCTACTCGGCGGTGTTCCGCCTGCTGTTCAACACGCAGTTCGGCGCGGTCAACGCCGGGCTGCAGGGCCTGGGGCTGCCCCCGATCGACTGGCTCAACCAGCCGGCCTCGGCCATGGCCGTGATCATGCTGGCCATGACCTGGCGCTGGACCGGCTATAACGCCATCATCTTGCTCGCGGGCCTGCAAAGCATCCCCGAGGAGGTGTACGAGGCCGCCCAGCTCGACGGAGCCACCGGCTGGCGCCAGTTCTGGCACATCACCCTGCCGCTGCTGCGCCCCACGCTGCTGTTCACGCTGATCCTCTCGGTCATCGGTACGCTGCAGCTCTTCACCGAACCCGCCCTGATCACCAATTCGGGTCCGGGCAACGCCACCATGACCCTGGGCACGTACCTGTACCAGCAGGGCTTCCGTTCGTTCAACTTCGGCTACGCCTCGTCGATCGCCTACACCATCGCGCTGATCGCAGCCGTCTTCTCGTTCATCCAGATGCGCCTGTTCGGGAGGGACACGTGA
- a CDS encoding Na/Pi symporter → MDSPLLSLLAGLALFLFGVRLAGENLQSLLGPGMRRLLAQATRTPVGAALVGTLVTAAAQSGTLVTLLTVQFVNAGILGLRQALAIALGAGVGGTLTVQLLALHITDLKTPLLALGLLLSTPRLLGGRVGRAAVGFGLLFLGLEMLLAALEPLENNRLARELLTALAGTPLIAAVIGAALSLLLQSSNAVATLVLAFVAGGLLSLEQGAALVIGANVGTTVTAVSASAQGSVDGRRAAVGHLALKVLGALVALVFIGPLTGAVAAISDAPLHFVANLHTLFNLLVLLASLPLDRWTTWALRRAIPTPPSEDGPRYLRAEALEEPELAYGLAFRETVRIAEEVERIFDLAVRSVRGQDLRQDIQRQEDNVDDLTGAVVLYLGRLGGRLEGGRLAALLGIVSELEALADLSKRLSRQPLKLLAHGRRFSAEGGQELGALAAQLQERMRRVSTALSLRRAPEDALGEFSLEIVRHRMLHLERLAQNLDSQQSSSVHLDVLTILEQLQAGLSRIIRLIPRL, encoded by the coding sequence GTGGATAGCCCGTTGCTGTCGCTGCTGGCCGGGCTGGCGCTGTTTCTGTTCGGGGTACGGCTGGCCGGCGAGAACCTGCAGTCGTTGTTGGGGCCGGGCATGCGGCGCCTGCTCGCCCAGGCGACCCGCACCCCGGTGGGGGCCGCACTCGTCGGCACGCTGGTCACGGCGGCGGCCCAGTCGGGCACGCTGGTCACGCTGCTCACCGTGCAGTTCGTCAACGCGGGCATCTTGGGCCTGCGTCAGGCGCTCGCCATCGCGCTGGGGGCCGGGGTGGGCGGCACGCTGACCGTTCAGCTGCTCGCGCTGCACATCACCGACCTGAAAACGCCGCTGCTGGCCCTGGGATTGCTGCTGAGCACGCCCCGGCTGCTGGGCGGGCGGGTCGGCCGGGCCGCCGTGGGCTTCGGCCTGCTGTTTCTGGGTCTCGAGATGCTGCTGGCCGCCCTCGAGCCCCTGGAGAACAACCGGCTGGCACGCGAGCTGCTGACCGCCCTGGCCGGAACGCCGCTGATCGCCGCGGTGATCGGCGCGGCCCTGTCGCTGCTGTTGCAGAGCAGCAACGCGGTGGCCACGCTGGTGCTGGCCTTTGTGGCCGGAGGGCTCCTGAGCCTCGAGCAGGGCGCGGCCCTGGTGATCGGCGCGAACGTGGGCACGACCGTCACGGCGGTGAGCGCGAGTGCCCAGGGCAGCGTGGACGGGCGGCGCGCCGCCGTTGGCCACCTGGCGCTGAAGGTGCTGGGAGCGCTGGTGGCGCTGGTCTTCATCGGGCCGCTGACCGGCGCGGTAGCGGCGATCAGCGACGCGCCGCTGCACTTCGTGGCGAACCTGCACACGCTGTTTAACCTGCTGGTCCTGCTGGCGTCCCTGCCGCTGGACCGCTGGACCACCTGGGCGCTGCGCCGCGCCATCCCCACCCCGCCCAGCGAGGACGGCCCGCGCTACCTGCGCGCCGAGGCCCTCGAGGAACCCGAGCTGGCCTACGGCCTGGCCTTCCGCGAGACGGTGCGCATCGCGGAAGAGGTCGAGCGCATCTTTGACCTGGCGGTGCGTTCGGTGCGCGGCCAGGACCTGCGGCAGGACATCCAGCGGCAGGAGGACAACGTGGATGACCTGACCGGGGCGGTGGTGCTCTACCTGGGGCGGCTGGGCGGGCGCCTCGAGGGCGGGCGTCTGGCGGCGCTGCTGGGCATCGTGAGCGAGCTCGAAGCGCTGGCGGACCTGTCCAAGCGGCTGTCGCGGCAGCCGCTGAAGCTGCTGGCGCACGGTCGGCGCTTCTCGGCCGAGGGCGGTCAGGAGCTCGGGGCGCTGGCCGCCCAGTTGCAAGAACGCATGCGGCGGGTCAGCACCGCCTTGAGCCTGCGGCGCGCTCCGGAAGACGCCCTGGGGGAGTTCTCGCTCGAGATCGTGCGCCACCGGATGCTGCACCTCGAGCGGCTGGCGCAGAACCTGGACTCGCAGCAGTCGAGCAGCGTGCATCTGGACGTGCTGACCATCCTCGAGCAGCTTCAGGCGGGCCTGAGCCGCATCATCCGGCTGATTCCGCGTCTGTAG
- a CDS encoding NAD(P)-dependent oxidoreductase: MKVLVPDSLHLDLAGLDGLEVVRFDRRAPLPEQHHDADGLVLWGVPRALLEAELPRLQSLRFVQALSAGVDHLLDLPLPPGARLYHAPGLHDRPVAEHALALMLAAAKRLHLLRDRQHQRQWRAAPIADALPGKRVLIWGFGRIGQLLGEMLLPLGVSVEGLRTRRGEWRGNVVYGLEDLEDRLPQADWLVMILPSTPQTRPALTAERLARLKPTAWVLNIGRGDAIDQAALLAALEAGRLGGACLDVTDPEPLPEDSPLWGRADVILTPHVASNTDDLEARSTAFLRANLERALRGEPMQGAVNLERGY; the protein is encoded by the coding sequence ATGAAAGTGCTCGTTCCCGACTCGCTTCACCTCGACCTCGCGGGCCTAGACGGCCTCGAGGTCGTTCGTTTCGACCGCCGCGCCCCGCTTCCCGAGCAACACCACGACGCCGATGGACTGGTGCTGTGGGGGGTGCCGCGCGCGCTGCTCGAGGCCGAGTTGCCCAGGCTGCAATCCCTGCGCTTCGTGCAGGCCCTCTCGGCCGGAGTGGACCACCTGCTGGACCTGCCCCTTCCTCCCGGTGCCCGGCTCTACCACGCGCCAGGCCTACACGACCGGCCGGTGGCCGAACACGCGCTGGCCCTGATGCTCGCCGCCGCCAAACGCCTGCACCTGCTGCGCGACCGCCAGCACCAGCGGCAGTGGCGCGCTGCCCCGATCGCGGACGCCCTGCCGGGCAAACGCGTACTGATCTGGGGGTTCGGGCGCATCGGACAGCTGCTGGGCGAGATGCTGCTGCCGCTGGGGGTCAGCGTGGAGGGCCTGCGTACCCGCCGCGGCGAGTGGCGCGGGAACGTGGTCTACGGCCTCGAGGACCTCGAGGACCGACTGCCGCAGGCCGATTGGCTGGTGATGATTTTGCCCTCGACTCCCCAGACCCGCCCGGCCTTGACCGCCGAGCGTCTGGCGCGGCTCAAGCCCACAGCGTGGGTCTTGAACATCGGACGCGGCGACGCCATCGATCAGGCCGCGCTGCTGGCCGCGCTCGAGGCAGGCCGCCTAGGCGGCGCGTGCCTGGACGTCACCGATCCCGAGCCGCTTCCCGAGGACTCGCCGCTGTGGGGACGAGCGGACGTCATCCTGACCCCGCACGTCGCCTCGAACACCGATGACCTCGAGGCGCGCAGCACAGCTTTCTTGCGCGCCAACCTCGAGCGGGCGCTGCGCGGCGAGCCGATGCAGGGCGCGGTGAACCTGGAACGCGGCTACTGA
- a CDS encoding GNAT family N-acetyltransferase has protein sequence MTLRSLDLLSPSDWKRFYSYFRDREIADWNGAKPIRVPLWLFKRMMLDEESSGERYGFGIYVEDRFIGSVELYDLYPYPPDPPVRATLGIMIGERSEWSRGYGREAVRAALGFAFERLEPPLERVRLTTFLHNRRAQRAFEAAGLRRVGLRERGDVTDVLMEATRSDWLNPPQP, from the coding sequence GTGACCCTCCGATCGCTCGACCTGCTGAGCCCGTCCGACTGGAAACGCTTTTACAGCTACTTTCGCGACCGCGAAATCGCCGATTGGAACGGTGCCAAGCCGATCCGGGTTCCGTTGTGGCTCTTTAAGCGCATGATGCTCGACGAGGAGTCAAGCGGTGAGCGCTACGGCTTTGGCATCTACGTCGAGGACCGCTTCATCGGTTCGGTAGAACTCTACGACCTGTACCCCTACCCGCCCGACCCCCCGGTGCGCGCGACGCTGGGCATCATGATCGGCGAGCGCTCCGAGTGGAGCCGGGGGTACGGCCGCGAGGCGGTTCGCGCCGCGCTGGGGTTCGCCTTCGAACGGCTCGAGCCCCCGCTCGAACGGGTCCGCCTCACCACCTTCTTGCACAACCGCCGCGCCCAGCGCGCCTTCGAAGCTGCCGGTCTCCGGCGCGTCGGACTGCGCGAGCGCGGCGACGTCACCGATGTGCTGATGGAAGCCACCCGAAGCGACTGGTTAAACCCACCCCAGCCCTGA
- a CDS encoding beta-galactosidase has product MSNTHLNLGVCYYPEHWPRDRWEGYAAKMKALGLRYVRIAEFAWSRMEPEEGVYTWEWLDEAIDVLHRAGLEVVLCTPTATPPAWLVRSYPEILAHDEHGRVREFGSRRHYDFASQTYRAHSRRITRELASRYGQHPAVVGWQTDNEFGCHGTTRSYGPASRAAFPHWLQQKYGSLEALNQAWGNVFWSQEYTAWDQILPPNLTVTEPNPSHVLDYARFASDMLAEFQEEQIAILRELSPGRWVTHNFMIFFGDFDHYRASEALDFVTWDNYPTGMLEFFSDWVDEQTKLRFARTGHPDLISFNHDLYRGLKQGRSSAAASANGNSPARQSGFWVMEQQCGQVNWAPYNPLPAAGAVQLWTTQAWAHGADTVSYFRWRAATMAQEVMHSGLLRHDETEDRGFHEVKALDRSGMPNGEVRAPVALLHDYESLWIFDQQRHNAGLSYWTQTLTYYCALRSLGIDVDIVHPDADLSAYRVIVAPALTLMPEARLQRLEAAAHGARLVFGPRTAYRTESGRAFENGQFGSFKHLFGGRLLQFDSLRPGLTVGVGEHRVTTWAESFEPREGQSLHSYGDGPLEGQCAVLRHGNVTTVGAHSATLVREVLREVLREAGLSPQDLPEGVRISRRAGVSAWLNFNSEPITVAGRELAPVSFTLEAEQVMA; this is encoded by the coding sequence ATGTCCAACACCCACCTCAACCTCGGCGTCTGCTACTACCCCGAACACTGGCCCCGCGACCGCTGGGAGGGCTACGCCGCCAAGATGAAGGCCCTGGGGCTGCGCTACGTGCGCATCGCCGAATTCGCCTGGAGCCGCATGGAGCCCGAAGAGGGCGTCTACACCTGGGAATGGCTCGATGAAGCCATCGACGTGTTGCACCGAGCCGGCCTCGAGGTGGTCTTGTGCACCCCCACCGCCACGCCGCCCGCATGGCTGGTGCGCAGCTACCCCGAGATCCTGGCCCACGACGAGCACGGCCGGGTGCGCGAGTTCGGCTCGAGGCGGCACTACGACTTCGCCTCGCAGACCTACCGCGCGCACTCGCGCCGCATCACCCGCGAGCTCGCCTCGAGGTACGGCCAGCACCCGGCGGTGGTGGGCTGGCAGACCGACAACGAGTTCGGCTGCCACGGCACCACCCGCTCGTACGGCCCGGCCTCGAGGGCGGCGTTCCCGCACTGGCTGCAGCAGAAGTACGGCAGCCTCGAGGCCCTCAACCAGGCCTGGGGCAACGTGTTCTGGAGCCAGGAGTACACCGCCTGGGACCAGATCCTGCCGCCCAACCTGACCGTGACCGAACCGAACCCCTCGCACGTGCTGGATTACGCGCGCTTTGCGAGCGACATGCTGGCCGAGTTCCAGGAGGAGCAGATCGCCATCTTGCGCGAGCTGTCGCCGGGACGCTGGGTCACCCACAACTTCATGATCTTCTTCGGGGACTTTGACCACTACCGCGCCTCGGAGGCGCTGGACTTCGTCACCTGGGACAACTACCCGACCGGGATGCTCGAGTTCTTCAGCGACTGGGTGGACGAGCAGACCAAACTGCGCTTCGCGCGCACCGGCCACCCGGACCTGATCTCGTTCAACCACGACCTGTACCGCGGCCTCAAACAGGGCCGAAGCAGCGCGGCCGCTTCGGCAAACGGCAACAGCCCCGCCCGCCAAAGCGGGTTTTGGGTCATGGAACAGCAGTGCGGCCAGGTCAACTGGGCGCCGTACAACCCGCTGCCCGCTGCCGGTGCGGTGCAGCTGTGGACCACCCAGGCCTGGGCGCACGGGGCCGACACGGTTTCGTACTTCCGCTGGCGCGCGGCCACCATGGCCCAGGAGGTCATGCACTCGGGCCTGCTGCGCCACGACGAGACCGAGGACCGCGGCTTCCACGAGGTCAAGGCCCTCGACCGTTCGGGCATGCCCAACGGCGAGGTTCGGGCACCGGTTGCGCTGCTGCACGACTACGAGAGCCTGTGGATCTTTGATCAGCAGCGGCACAACGCGGGGCTGAGCTACTGGACCCAGACCCTGACCTACTACTGTGCGCTGCGCTCGCTGGGCATCGATGTGGACATCGTGCACCCCGATGCCGACCTGAGCGCTTACCGGGTGATCGTGGCCCCCGCACTCACCCTGATGCCCGAAGCGCGCCTGCAGCGCCTCGAGGCGGCCGCACACGGGGCCCGGCTGGTGTTCGGTCCGCGCACGGCCTACCGCACCGAGAGCGGACGCGCCTTCGAGAACGGTCAGTTCGGGTCGTTCAAGCACCTGTTCGGCGGGCGGCTGTTGCAGTTCGACTCGCTGCGCCCGGGCCTGACCGTCGGCGTGGGCGAGCACCGCGTGACCACCTGGGCCGAGAGCTTCGAGCCGCGCGAAGGCCAGAGCCTGCACAGCTACGGCGACGGTCCGCTCGAGGGGCAGTGCGCGGTGCTGCGGCACGGCAACGTGACCACCGTGGGAGCGCACAGCGCCACGCTGGTCCGCGAGGTGCTGCGCGAGGTGCTGCGCGAGGCGGGCCTGAGCCCGCAGGACCTGCCCGAGGGCGTACGGATCAGCCGACGCGCCGGGGTGAGTGCCTGGCTGAACTTCAATTCCGAGCCCATCACGGTCGCCGGACGCGAACTGGCCCCGGTATCGTTCACCCTCGAGGCCGAGCAGGTGATGGCGTGA